The Rhododendron vialii isolate Sample 1 chromosome 1a, ASM3025357v1 region tttttctttttttaatatgtaaCGTGAAAAAGTTATTTACAAGTTCTGAGGAGAAGGAAATGCTCAAAGAAAAAGCGAAGATTTAACGCGGTAGAGCCAAGAACAATTTGGTAGTAGTACGTTCGAGGTCATTGTCTATTTTGGTACATGGAAGCTTAAATTGAGGAAAACAGAACAAGAAGTTCAAGTTCAAACAAATAGTAGCAAGATCAAAATCACTCAATAACAATTTGGTAGTAGTACGTTCGAGCTCATTATCTATTTTCGTACATGGGAGCTTAACCTGAGGAAAATAGAACAAGAAgttcaaattcaaacaaataGCAGCAAGATCAAAGGCACTAATTTCCCGCTAACCcccactgatgtatacaatattggcgaGTTCATTATCTATTTTGGTACATGGGAGCTTAACCTGAGGAAAACAGAACAAGAAGTTCAAGTTCAAACAAATAGCAGCAAGATCAAAGGCAGTAATTTCCCGCTAACCCCCtactgatgtatacaatattggcggGAAAAAAAACTGTAGGGGATCACCTTTTTTCACTATAGctatgataaaaaaaaccatGAGAATTCGACTTTTGTCTTTTTCCAAACTATTGAACATATTTCCAGCATATACAACTGAATCAAAATAATCAGTAGGACTAAAGAATTAAAACTAGAATAcgactgaaaaaaaaaagcccttcAGTCAGCTAACCTGCCCATCAATGGTGGCTTCCACCTATTTCTTCTCTCTACCAGACAACCGGATGCCCCTCTCGTTTGCTCTCAGCAACTCCAAGTTTTTCGTGTAACAATGGTGCAGGTAATCCATAATTTCCCTATCCACATCCGTGAGTTTTCTGAGAGACTTCTGAAACCGAGAAATGATATGAAATCCCTCATCTTccttcaaaaataagaagactGATCATGAATTACATTCAAGTGAGCAAGAATTTTGGCTGCCAGAGATCTCATACTACTATTTCCTCTCTGAGTCAAGTCGACTAAAGGCATCTGAGCGGAGGGCCCATACTTCTGTTTATACTCCAATAATCGGAAAatcctttccaaacaaatcagGACTTTCTCTTGCAATCTAGGGGATGGAGTGCTGAGTAGTTTTATTATGAAGTGTATGGCATTTGCTTCAGCTAGCAACTTACTACCATTTTGCAATCTCTCACCTTCAATCAAAGTTAATAGTGCATCTAAAGCAGCTTCACAGGCTTCAATATCCGGTTCCGTAAGAATTCTTACAAGGGGTCCCACCGCACCAGCTTCCACAAGGCAAAATGATAATTCTATGGTACAGATCCCTCGATGAACTGGGCACATGGTTTCTGGTGGAGGTGAGAAGCACCATAACCCATGACGTTTTGGAAATGGCCGACTCAGTTCAAGTGAACTTGTGGAAAACTGAGAAAGGCAAAACGCTGCTCGTTTTTTTGTCAACTCGGTGCCTGACTCGAGTAACTGCACTAAAACCTGAATCACGCCAATTTCACCTGCTTTCTTTTGTAAAAGACGATTAGTTGGATCACTAAAATGGCATATGGCCCCAACAGCATTCTCTATCAACGTATTTTTGTGGGTCCCATTTAGGGACCCATTATGATTACCAACAGAAAGAACATTGAAAATTACTCGAAGACCCCCTGCGTCAAGCAGCCATGTAGTGATCGGGGGGCATTTGGGGAGGTTAGAGAGGATACCCATTGCAGAAGCAATTTCTTCCTCATCATTAGATGTTTTGATGATCCTGAGAAAGGTCTCAATTGATTTCTGGCCCACATTCTCCAAGATAGAGGCTTCATCACCATCTTCTGTCAGGCAGCAGAGCAGCTTCACAGCATTTGCCCGTACATTAAGGTTATCAAGCTCACATAACGGAACCAGAACTTGAACTGCTGAACACTGCAAAGTCAATCAAAGCGTTTAGAGTTACTATTTTGAAGCAAGTATATCCCACCCAGAATATGGTTGTATATATTGTATCACGGATGGCACAAACACTGAAAATGCAACCCTTAACAGCAAAACAAGGAAGGAGGGTGTGAGTACATGAAACCTTGAGACTGTGTTTTGACACTTTTCTAGTAACCCTTGCAAGGGCAAAGCACTTCGATTGTTAGCATTATAACTCTCCTTCATTTAGTCACAACTCGCAAGGTTACTGTTCACATCCCAGAAATAGACCATATTCCAGTCCAAAACCCTATTCTAACCTTATTTGTGTCTTCTTCCCTCTGACCTTATGTTAAAAAACAAGAACCCTCAAACTACATGGTTCGAGCACCTTATTCTGTGCTTACATAGCAATTATAAGGACATTCTAAACTGAGCTTGATTCCAACCATTTCTCAACAAGAAACCTTAAGAATGTGTTTGGATTTGTGTGGAGATTTatggaaggaaaaataaattgtATGATAAAGCTATTCAATACATAGCTTACCCTTTTCCcatcttttccttcacaaaCCACGATCCCAACAATGCCAACTAACTTTCCACAATCCTCTTAATTCCACAAACTTTCTACAACCAGATCACATTGTAAAACCAATTGCAATAATATTTGTCTTTGAGTTTCCTTGTCCTTCCAACAATCTTTGAATCACAAATTGTCACACTCTTTGAGCTCCTTTTACACCTAGAATCCTAGATTATTCTTCACAACCATTGCTACATATGTGCTTAAACATGACCACATTGCAAAACAACTCTACAAGACAGGCAACTTTTCGAGCAGCTGTGGTTGAGCACATTTATGTGCAGTTGCATGAAGTATCCCCTACCTCAAAGTAGCATTTATATACCGATATGTCTTAACCTAGGTATCTTTCTGCCAGTTTCAGATTAGTTAGCCATCATTCACTTGTCTCACAAGTTTTGTTATACTGCATTTGAACACCTTATGCTCCCTTCATAAGCCATGATTCACCTTCAGTATTGAACACACTTCCATTTTCACGTAAAAACAGGCCCATTTAACAACATATACCCCAAATCACTGACATCTGTAGAAGAACTTCAAAATTACGACATATACCTGATTTAACTTGGTCTTGATAGTAGTAGCAGAGGGAGATTGGCACATTGCATGAAAGGCCTGGAGTATGCTTTGCTGTATAGTAGGCCTGCTCAAGCTAATCAATGAGAACAGTCTGGAGATATCTCCATCAGATTCCAAAAATGACACCGGAGTCCCACTCAAATCTTGGGACACAGTTGATACGGCAAGTTGCAGAATAGTGGCTGCTATCTGCTCACGTAAAGTCAGTGGAGATGCGTGATGGCAGAGGAGGTCAAGTAATGGGACCACAGTACCTTCTCTTATCATCTGCAGACCGTTCTTCGGCAAGCTTGAGAGGTTCTGAAGAGCTTTAACAGCCACTTGCTTCATCTCAGTACTGCCATGTGAGATCAAGTGACGAAGGGAACCAAGTACACCATCATCGAGCAAAGATGATTTATTGAGGTCAGTCAACTCCATCTCCGCCAGTGTTTTAGCCATGATTAACTTCACGTCTTCTGGTCCTACAAAAACAGATGCCTTAGGGTTTATGGATCATGATCATGCCTTGGAAATAAGTCATCAAAGAGAATATCAGAGTCAGACTACAAGATGACCACTTTTATTCTGGGAGGATGGAGGGATCATACCACTTGAGCTGGGTTTTTTCATGCCTTTCCTAGAGGGCTGTAGAAAACTGAAATCAATAGGATTTCGCTAATCCTCTTTCCCAAAACAAGGAGCATGAAATTCTTTCCCAAAAGGATAGAATCAGAAAGGAAAAGGCTCATGTAATGGCAGGAGTAGAGCACCaactaaagaaaataaactgagACGGTTTGTTCATGTGCAAGTGGGCCAGTAGCTGCAAACGATTAGGTTCAGGGATAGGATCAGCGTAAATGAAACTGCTTGGAGTAGGAGAAGACCTAAATTGAATTTGGATGTTATAGAAAAAAACAATACGAGTGTGTTACACTCAACTCAGCATATAGCCCCCGATTAAGAAGAAtggacaaagaaaaaagaaaaagattcatgtagcaAATCAGAATGGAAATAAACGGACTTGGTGGGTTTGCTTTCGTCACCAATATTGTGATTTACTCACAGACAGAGCACTGCCATCCAGATTCATACTGGTTACATCAGTTCTCAGAAATACTCAATCAAGACAATGACCTTTACTTAATCAATCAATCAGCCCAGTCATGTCTTGGAGGCTTGCCAATCAATATGCGCTGTTGTAGGAAATTGATTCCGTGCAATCAATACTGAGCAGAATACATGCTTAACACTTTACTAATTATAGACAATAATTTCAAGAAGATCCAACTCTATGTTTGCCATAGATTCTATCTCAGAATTAATAATGGAAACTTGGGATCCCACAGCAGAGTCACCATTGACTCTATTTATTATTATGGGAAATTATTGTATCAAGATGTCAATCTGAGATcttattttgggttttcgtACATATGGTAGAGGGGGAGTCAGAACCCATAGTCATATAACGCTTGAAAAAACCCAATAGAATGCCCTAACTGGTTGAGTGCTTGTCAAGGGACCCACAGCAGAATAATTCAAATTTTGCAGACAGTTAGGTGTTGCAGTAATGTCACGTCTTTATAAACAACTAGAGTCTACACACATctttgaaaagagaaatgataatcGATATTTCTCTGACAGAGTGCCCCAAATCCGGAAATTTATCATAAGGCACTGTTGGCACAGTGCTCATCTGGTCTACCATTACACCAAGAAAAGGCAGAAGACATCCCAT contains the following coding sequences:
- the LOC131307403 gene encoding U-box domain-containing protein 44-like isoform X2; translated protein: MKTAEFKAAVQEEEILEKIESGIQERNVDRSYANSLLFSIAEAVGISTERSALRKEFEEFKEEIENAQLRKDQAEAIQMDQIIALLERADATSTPNEKETRYLTKRNSLGSQPLEPLQSFICPITREVMVDPVETSSGHTFERSAIETWFADGNILCPLTMIALDTSILRPNKTLRQSIEEWKDRNTMITLASMKQKLLSRDEEALHCLAQLQDLCEQRDMHREWVVLENYIPILVELLGAKSRDMRNNALAILYILAEDSDDAKERIGKVDNAIESIVHFLGRRIEERKLAVALLLELSKSESVRDCIGKVQGCILLLVTTMSSSDEDNRAARDAGVLLENLSFSNENVIQMSKANYFKYLLQRLSSGPEDVKLIMAKTLAEMELTDLNKSSLLDDGVLGSLRHLISHGSTEMKQVAVKALQNLSSLPKNGLQMIREGTVVPLLDLLCHHASPLTLREQIAATILQLAVSTVSQDLSGTPVSFLESDGDISRLFSLISLSRPTIQQSILQAFHAMCQSPSATTIKTKLNQCSAVQVLVPLCELDNLNVRANAVKLLCCLTEDGDEASILENVGQKSIETFLRIIKTSNDEEEIASAMGILSNLPKCPPITTWLLDAGGLRVIFNVLSVGNHNGSLNGTHKNTLIENAVGAICHFSDPTNRLLQKKAGEIGVIQVLVQLLESGTELTKKRAAFCLSQFSTSSLELSRPFPKRHGLWCFSPPPETMCPVHRGICTIELSFCLVEAGAVGPLVRILTEPDIEACEAALDALLTLIEGERLQNGSKLLAEANAIHFIIKLLSTPSPRLQEKVLICLERIFRLLEYKQKYGPSAQMPLVDLTQRGNSSMRSLAAKILAHLNVIHDQSSYF